From the genome of Papaver somniferum cultivar HN1 chromosome 2, ASM357369v1, whole genome shotgun sequence, one region includes:
- the LOC113351736 gene encoding uncharacterized protein LOC113351736 — protein sequence MPLPASSDTAVGAVLAQEDDEGIEHPIYYFSRTLRDAELRYPKAEKACLALIHDVPKFIHYLLLNKVVLISRVEPIIFLLLKPALIGRPTKWLLQMSEFDITCTPPRAIKGKSVADLLAAFPGEGTTALHEDLPEEFLEISFIEKEAWLLYFDGFETPSNNTGGAGIVLVSPMGEVFSHSFKLDFQCTNNSAEYEAFLIGLSLAKRAGATRLEVRGDSKLLVNQMNGVYSLKEVTLAPYISETQKLWNYFADVTITHIGRNNNKHADFLATLASKLQFEVLEETLIVRRRTVASTWIAESKDAETDDWRTPIVQEMRSSLSQGKVSLKILQSFFMLHGVLYHRNPDGSLTRCLGDEEAQLQLNHVHNEIYGKTLVVTLYRRLQRLGFY from the coding sequence ATGCCTCTACCTGCTTCTAGCGACACTGCTGTTGGGGCCGTCCTTGCTCAGGAAGATGATGAGGGGATTGAacatcccatatactacttcagccGTACGCTAAGAGACGCCGAACTCAGGTACCCCAAAGCAGAGAAAGCATGCTTGGCCCTAATTCACGATGTGCCGAAATTCATACATTATCTACTGTTGAATAAGGTGGTGTTAATATCCAGAGTTGAACCTATCATTTTTTTACTCTTGAAACCGGCCTTGATAGGCAGACCGACCAAATGGTTGCTTCAAATGTCAGAGTTTGATATAACATGCACTCCTCCGAGAGCTATCAAAGGGAAATCAGTAGCAGATCTTCTAGCAGCATTCCCAGGAGAAGGAACCACCGCGCTACATGAAGACCTTCCTGAAGAGTTTCTCGAAATCTCTTTTATCGAGAAGGAGGCATGGCTATTATATTTCGACGGTTTTGAGACACCTAGCAATAATACTGGAGGAGCGGGAATAGTTCTAGTGTCTCCAATGGGAGAAGTCTTTTCACATTCTTTCAAGTTGGACTTTCAAtgtaccaacaattcagcagaatacgaAGCTTTCCTTATAGGATTGTCACTAGCCAAACGAGCAGGAGCCACACGTCTAGAAGTAAGAGGTGACTCTAAGCTGTtggtcaatcagatgaatggGGTCTACTCACTCAAGGAGGTAACACTAGCTCCTTATATATCCGAGACGCAAAAGCTATGGAACTACTTTGCCGATGTGACCATAACCCATATTGGCCGCAATAACAACAAACACGCTGATTTCCTAGCCACATTGGCCTCGAAGTTACAATTCGAAGTTTTGGAAGAAACTCTGATTGTGAGGAGACGGACTGTAGCGTCGACATGGATTGCAGAATCTAAAGATGCTGAAACTGACGACTGGAGGACTCCAATCGTTCAAGAGATGAGAAGTTCACTCTCCCAAGGAAAGGTTAGTCTCAAAATCCTGCAAAGCTTTTTCATGCTTCATGGAGTGTTGTACCACCGGAATCCGGATGGGTCCCTGACAAGATGTCTTGGAGATGAGGAAGCGCAACTACAACTTAACCACGTGCACAATGAAATTTACGGGAAAACGTTGGTAGTGACTCTTTACCGACGTCTCCAACGCCTTGGCTTCTACTAG